In Uranotaenia lowii strain MFRU-FL chromosome 2, ASM2978415v1, whole genome shotgun sequence, one genomic interval encodes:
- the LOC129741739 gene encoding uncharacterized protein LOC129741739, translating to MNDRANTTSHDCQSCERPNSAEDEMVECCICTLWEHFGCAGVDSRVKDANVKYVCKGCAASQNTSDIPAGKNKSKSKSEHFVQYSCGNNGTATKNGRGGTTTSGTGISGKKEQKRREREESERQLQEKKKLVEEEKALRVKQLQEEAEMKTLEQRLRRESLDKRNQIVKALAASSHGGSILGSVASSSRDSRSKVQSWLDKSESGKEEEFPTDMGLQVSPISAAHRSAISNCSKIPVPTNHSFVRSHVLNSKSQTPVALNRPAAPRTRLTQEQIAARQVLGKEHLIFDGNPEEWPIFISHFEQSTSDCGFTDTENMLRLQKCLRGPAYEAVRSRLYLPSDVQLVISTLRTFFGRPVLVIKSLLNKIHQVPPPKLDRLDTLMHFALAVQNFVGSLIAGEQREYLADPILVQELVEKLPVPWQMEWAAFEIQHQSVTLETFGEFMSVLMTMASRVSFKSPNFGNITRSDSNKRKPKETGLMYTHAPESDPPKATDVALQVRHQPSKTCFCCGREGHRVAECPQFKAASVDDRYKLVQLKKLCRTCLNSHGKWPCRSWTGCGVEGCRHKHHTLLHPSANNNQNVSFSASHVSSEDLTWTLFRVVPVVLYGKNRSQLIFAFIDEGSSYTLLEESVANQLDVDGPKQPLTLQWTGNVTREEQQSQLVELNISAKNSTRQYQLNHVRTVRSLMIPSQTLKYRELSRRFPHLRGLPVEDFELVQPQLLIGLDHLRLCVPLKLREGGPKDPIGAKCRLGWSIYGCVSGNPTTPAVINLHLGAISDPDREMNEQLRDYFELESSGVKIPNSILDTEDDKRAKQLLQETTRRLESGIGFETGLLWKTDDLNFPDSYPMASRREECLERRFARDPQLEAKVREQIADYVRKGYAHQATLEELTSVPPERVWYLPLGVVTNAKKPGKIRLIWDAAAKVGGTSFNSNLLKGPDLLTPLLQVLYQFRQFPVAVCGDLMEMFHQIKIRFPDCQSQRFLFREHPTAEPKVYIMDVATFGSTCSPSSAQFIKNLNAQELASEYPRAAVAISNNTYVDDYLGSFMSIDEAVEGGFTLRRFLSNEAEVLRGIAEFAEVEDKVLTLERGEKSESVLGIKWLPKDDVFIYSFALRDDLKQILNEQHIPTKREVLKVVMSLFDPLGFISFFLVHGKILMQDIWARGTQWDENIPQDLNVRWREWTNLFPDLGKVRIPRCYFPSPFPKNLENLQIHVFVDASEAAFSSVAYFRLEMDGVVQVAFIGSKTKVAPLKTVSIPRLELKSAVLGTRLLNTISSQHTFRIGHRYMWSDAGVCLAWIRSKDHRKYHQFVSVRVGEILMSTDPRDWRWVPSKMNVADQATKWKEGPQLSMQNPWFRAPEFLYEPEKRWPKERTVQTTSEDLRTVHLNLGRFSPNPAIIDTTRFDSWIKLLRTTAFTFRYIDNFKRDLVDEPLELGLLTQKELERAERLLWRIAQAESYPEEIALLSETQGPPKSRHSVVKKSSTIYKYWPFLDEDGVLRMRGRIGAAPFAPTEAKFPTILPRKNYITFLIVDRYHRRFRHANRETIVNEIRQRFEIPKLRSLVYKVAQKCSWCQVMKARPRPPAMAPLPKFRLTAFVRPFTSVGLDYFGPVLVKVGRRNEKRWVALFTCLTIRAVHLEVVHSLSTESCIMAVRRFVARRGPPKEFWTDNATCFQGASNILKEEIAAKTNALALTFTSAETSWKFIPPATPHMGGAWERLVRSVKVASGAILQTSRKPDDETLETILYEAEAMINSRPLTYIPLESADQEALTPNHFILGSSTGAKILPTKPVDYRTTLRSSWKLAQYITDQFWTRWLKEYLPMISRRTKWFEETKDLEVGDLVMMPDGAIRNRWTRDTHLKTENGTDLPQFTFKRFSPAGGVAAICEKKDSVPFPVLR from the exons ATGAACGATCGTGCTAATACCACATCCCACGACTGCCAGTCGTGTGAACGACCCAACTCGGCCGAAGATGAAATGGTTGAATGTTGCATATGCACATTGTGGGAGCATTTCGGATGCGCAGGAGTGGACTCCCGGGTTAAGGATGCGAATGTGAAGTATGTGTGCAAGGGGTGCGCGGCTAGCCAGAACACTTCCGACATACCCGCTGGGAAAAATAAGTCCAAATCGAAGTCCG AGCATTTCGTCCAGTACTCGTGCGGCAATAATGGCACAGCAACTAAAAATGGTCGAGGAGGAACAACAACTTCAGGCACAGGAATTAGCGGAAAAAAGGAGCAAAAAAGGCGTGAGCGGGAGGAATCCGAGCGCCAgttgcaagaaaaaaagaagCTAGTGGAAGAAGAGAAGGCTCTTCGGGTCAAGCAGCTGCAGGAAGAAGCGGAGATGAAAACATTGGAGCAGAGACTGAGAAGAGAATCGCTTGACAAACGGAACCAGATCGTCAAGGCGCTCGCTGCCAGCAGCCATGGTGGCTCAATATTGGGATCGGTTGCTAGTTCGAGTCGCGATTCACGTTCGAAAGTCCAGAGTTGGTTGGACAAATCAGAATCCGGAAAAGAAGAAGAATTTCCCACGGATATGGGCCTCCAGGTTTCCCCCATATCCGCAGCCCATCGTTCAGCAATATCGAACTGCTCCAAAATTCCGGTTCCAACGAACCATTCCTTCGTAAGGTCCCATGTACTCAACTCGAAATCCCAAACTCCAGTTGCGCTTAATCGGCCGGCAGCTCCGCGCACCAGACTCACTCAAGAGCAAATAGCCGCGCGTCAGGTTTTAGGAAAAGAACATCTCATCTTCGACGGGAATCCGGAAGAGTGGCCAATTTTTATCAGCCATTTTGAGCAGTCGACATCTGACTGCGGCTTTACGGATACGGAGAACATGCTTCggttacaaaaatgtttgcgtgGACCAGCGTATGAGGCCGTGAGAAGCCGTCTTTATCTTCCTTCAGACGTACAGCTCGTTATATCGACCTTACGAACATTTTTCGGTCGACCTGTTCTTGTCATCAAATCGCTGCTGAATAAAATACATCAGGTACCACCGCCAAAACTGGACCGCCTAGACACTTTGATGCATTTCGCACTGGCAGTGCAAAATTTTGTTGGCTCGCTGATTGCTGGTGAACAGAGAGAGTATCTGGCAGACCCGATTCTCGTACAGGAGCTAGTCGAAAAGCTTCCTGTCCCATGGCAAATGGAGTGGGCGGCTTTCGAAATTCAACACCAATCCGTTACGTTGGAAACGTTTGGCGAATTCATGTCCGTATTGATGACCATGGCCAGTAGAGTCTCGTTCAAAAGTCCGAACTTTGGAAACATTACTCGATCGGACTCGAATAAGCGGAAGCCGAAAGAAACGGGATTAATGTACACCCACGCACCCGAATCGGATCCACCGAAAGCGACAGATGTTGCTTTGCAAGTTCGCCATCAACCAAGTAAGACTTGCTTCTGTTGCGGACGAGAGGGACACCGAGTAGCTGAGTGCCCACAATTTAAAGCAGCCAGTGTGGACGATCGTTATAAATTGGTCCAGCTGAAGAAACTATGCAGAACTTGCCTGAATAGTCACGGAAAGTGGCCTTGCCGATCCTGGACAGGATGCGGAGTTGAAGGCTGTCGACATAAACACCACACACTTCTTCATCCATCAGCCAACAACAACCAGAATGTCAGTTTTTCCGCCAGTCACGTGTCCTCGGAAGATTTGACTTGGACACTTTTCAGAGTGGTTCCAGTTGTCCTCTATGGAAAGAATCGCTCTCAACTGATTTTTGCCTTCATCGATGAGGGCTCGTCTTACACCCTTCTAGAAGAATCCGTCGCCAATCAACTCGACGTGGATGGCCCTAAGCAGCCGCTCACTCTGCAGTGGACTGGAAATGTTACACGAGAGGAACAGCAGTCGCAGCTAGTGGAACTGAATATTTCCGCAAAAAATTCTACTCGCCAGTACCAACTGAACCATGTTCGCACTGTTCGTAGCCTAATGATCCCCTCGCAAACTTTAAAATATCGTGAGCTGTCACGCCGCTTCCCTCACCTACGGGGTCTTCCGGTAGAAGATTTTGAACTCGTTCAGCCACAATTGCTGATAGGTCTGGACCATCTACGACTTTGTGTACCATTGAAGCTACGGGAAGGCGGCCCAAAGGATCCGATCGGGGCAAAATGCAGATTGGGTTGGAGTATCTACGGATGTGTTTCTGGAAATCCGACCACGCCAGCCGTCATAAATCTACACCTCGGGGCGATATCCGATCCAGATAGGGAGATGAACGAACAACTGCGTGATTACTTCGAACTGGAGAGTTCGGGTGTAAAGATTCCGAACAGTATTCTTGACACCGAAGATGACAAACGGGCGAAGCAACTCCTGCAAGAAACGACACGACGATTGGAATCAGGTATCGGATTCGAGACTGGGCTTCTTTGGAAGACTGACGACCTGAACTTTCCTGACAGCTACCCCATGGCTTCTCGTAGGGAAGAGTGCTTGGAAAGAAGATTTGCACGGGACCCACAACTGGAGGCAAAGGTTCGTGAGCAGATAGCCGACTACGTGCGTAAAGGATATGCGCATCAAGCCACATTAGAAGAGCTGACGTCTGTTCCACCGGAACGTGTGTGGTATCTCCCTCTGGGCGTCGTGACCAATGCTAAGAAGCCAGGAAAGATCAGATTAATCTGGGATGCGGCAGCCAAGGTTGGTGGAACATCTTTTAACTCGAACCTTCTCAAGGGGCCAGACCTCTTAACCCCACTTCTACAAGTTCTCTACCAGTTCCGCCAGTTCCCAGTAGCAGTGTGCGGCGATCTGATGGAAATGTTCCATCAAATCAAGATTCGATTTCCCGACTGCCAATCTCAACGGTTCCTCTTCCGTGAGCATCCAACGGCGGAGCCAAAGGTCTACATCATGGATGTGGCCACATTTGGGTCTACCTGTTCCCCGTCTTCAGCCCAATTCATCAAAAATCTCAACGCCCAAGAGCTCGCTTCAGAGTATCCTCGCGCAGCAGTAGCCATTTCAAACAACACCTACGTAGATGACTACTTGGGCAGTTTCATGTCGATTGATGAAGCTGTGGAA GGCGGTTTCACGCTACGACGCTTCTTGTCCAACGAAGCAGAAGTTTTGCGAGGAATCGCAGAATTCGCTGAGGTCGAAGACAAGGTTCTCACCCTGGAGAGAGGGGAGAAATCAGAATCGGTGCTGGGAATCAAGTGGCTGCCAAAAGACGACGTTTTCATCTATTCATTTGCACTTCGAGATGACCTCAAACAAATTCTGAACGAGCAGCACATTCCAACAAAACGCGAGGTCCTCAAAGTAGTAATGAGCTTATTTGACCCCCTCGGTTTCATCTCGTTCTTTTTAGTGCATGGGAAAATCCTCATGCAGGATATCTGGGCCCGAGGAACGCAGTGGGACGAAAATATTCCGCAAGATCTCAACGTGCGATGGCGAGAATGGACGAATCTGTTCCCAGACTTAGGCAAAGTACGAATCCCCCGATGTTACTTTCCATCTCCATTCCCAAAGAATCTCGAGAACCTGCAAATACATGTCTTCGTAGACGCGAGTGAGGCCGCTTTCTCCAGCGTGGCCTATTTTCGCTTGGAGATGGATGGAGTGGTTCAAGTTGCTTTCATCGGATCCAAAACTAAGGTGGCTCCGCTCAAGACGGTCTCAATTCCTCGACTCGAACTGAAATCAGCCGTTCTAGGAACACGTCTCCTGAATACAATATCAAGCCAACACACCTTTCGCATAGGCCACCGATACATGTGGAGCGACGCCGGAGTCTGCCTAGCGTGGATTCGTTCCAAGGATCACCGAAAATACCACCAATTTGTTTCCGTACGGGTCGGTGAAATTCTAATGTCAACCGATCCCAGAGACTGGAGATGGGTTCCTTCAAAAATGAACGTGGCAGATCAAGCAACCAAGTGGAAAGAAGGACCACAGCTATCGATGCAGAATCCATGGTTCCGGGCACCAGAATTCCTGTACGAACCCGAGAAACGATGGCCGAAAGAGCGCACTGTCCAGACAACAAGTGAAGACCTTCGAACAGTGCACTTAAACCTTGGGCGCTTCTCTCCAAATCCTGCAATCATCGACACAACTCGCTTCGATTCCTGGATTAAATTGCTTCGAACCACGGCGTTCACGTTTCGTTATATTGACAACTTCAAACGGGACCTGGTCGACGAACCATTGGAGCTTGGATTGCTCACCCAGAAAGAGCTCGAACGTGCTGAACGCCTGCTTTGGAGAATCGCTCAAGCAGAATCATATCCCGAGGAGATTGCACTACTTTCTGAAACACAAGGTCCCCCTAAAAGTCGTCACAGTGTCGTCAAGAAGTCTAGCACAATCTACAAGTATTGGCCGTTCCTGGACGAGGATGGTGTTTTGCGAATGCGCGGCCGTATCGGTGCTGCACCATTCGCACCGACAGAAGCTAAGTTTCCCACGATTCTCCCCAGAAAGAACTATATTACATTTTTGATCGTCGACAGGTATCATCGTCGTTTCCGACACGCAAATCGGGAAACCATCGTCAACGAGATCCGGCAACGTTTCGAAATTCCCAAGCTGAGGTCCCTCGTCTACAAGGTGGCGCAGAAGTGTTCCTGGTGTCAGGTGATGAAGGCCAGGCCAAGACCTCCAGCCATGGCACCACTTCCAAAATTTCGGCTGACAGCATTCGTGCGCCCTTTCACATCTGTAGGCTTAGACTATTTCGGGCCAGTTCTCGTAAAGGTTGGCAGACGCAATGAAAAACGCTGGGTGGCCCTATTCACGTGCCTGACCATCCGTGCTGTACATTTAGAGGTGGTTCATTCGCTAAGCACGGAATCCTGTATAATGGCAGTTCGCCGTTTCGTTGCGCGTCGTGGTCCGCCGAAGGAGTTCTGGACGGACAACGCTACTTGCTTCCAAGGTGCCAGCAACATATTGAAAGAGGAAATTGCCGCTAAGACGAACGCCCTTGCTCTCACGTTTACCAGCGCCGAAACTAGCTGGAAGTTTATCCCACCTGCCACTCCGCACATGGGCGGGGCGTGGGAAAGGTTGGTCCGCTCAGTCAAGGTGGCGAGCGGTGCTATCTTGCAAACATCTCGTAAACCGGACGACGAAACGTTGGAAACCATCCTGTACGAAGCCGAAGCAATGATCAACAGTCGACCGCTCACCTACATTCCGTTGGAGTCGGCCGACCAAGAAGCGTTGACCCCAAACCATTTTATATTGGGTAGTTCAACTGGAGCGAAGATTCTACCAACGAAGCCTGTGGATTACCGAACAACACTCCGCAGCAGCTGGAAACTGGCGCAATATATAACCGATCAATTCTGGACGAGGTGGCTGAAAGAATATTTGCCCATGATCTCTCGTAGAACAAAGTGGTTTGAGGAAACCAAGGATCTGGAAGTCGGTGATCTGGTCATGATGCCTGACGGTGCAATACGGAATCGGTGGACTCGAG